One window of Kosakonia cowanii JCM 10956 = DSM 18146 genomic DNA carries:
- a CDS encoding GNAT family N-acetyltransferase — protein MTLNITTITPAVDGFQPLKQASVAEGFNMLRRLEENWLNQHNRFDKPGEMLLGALLDGKLVGVCGLNIDPFVQGDRAGRVRHLYVAAAYRSQAVGSALLREIVAQAAQSFDNLYTHAPQAAFRFYQRAGFVPTEGIERVTHCLRLGQN, from the coding sequence ATGACGCTGAACATCACCACCATTACCCCGGCAGTCGACGGTTTTCAGCCGCTAAAACAGGCGAGCGTGGCGGAGGGGTTTAATATGCTGCGCAGGCTTGAGGAGAACTGGCTCAATCAGCACAACCGCTTTGATAAGCCAGGCGAAATGCTGCTGGGCGCGTTGCTTGACGGCAAGCTGGTGGGAGTTTGCGGGCTGAATATCGACCCGTTTGTGCAGGGAGATCGCGCAGGCCGGGTGCGCCACCTCTACGTTGCCGCAGCCTATCGCAGCCAGGCGGTGGGTAGCGCGCTTTTGAGGGAGATTGTCGCCCAGGCCGCGCAGAGCTTTGACAATCTCTACACGCATGCACCGCAGGCGGCGTTCCGCTTTTACCAACGCGCAGGCTTTGTGCCAACGGAAGGGATTGAGCGGGTGACGCACTGCCTGCGGTTGGGGCAAAACTAG
- the betA gene encoding choline dehydrogenase, whose product MEFDYIIIGAGSAGNVLATRLTEDSDVNVLLLEAGGPDYRFDFRTQMPAALAYPLQGKRYNWAYETEPEPHMNNRRMECGRGKGLGGSSLINGMCYVRGNAMDLDNWAQEPGLERWTYLDCLPYYRKSETRDIGANDYHGGEGPVSITTCKPGNNPLFAAMIEAGVQAGYPRTEDLNGYQQEGFGPMDRFVTPKGRRSSTARGYLDTAKKRSNLTIITHATTDRILFDGKRAVGVEYLHGASNTPQQVHARREVLLCAGAIASPQILQRSGVGAADLLKKFDIPVVHDLPGVGENLQDHLEMYLQYECKEPVSLYPALKWWNQPKIGAEWLFNGTGIGASNQFEGGGFIRSREEFAWPNIQYHFLPVAINYNGSNAVEAHGFQCHVGSMRSPSRGFVRLKSRDPRMHPAIQFNYMAHEQDWQEFRDAIRITRQIINQPALDKYRGREISPGIECQTDEQLDEFVRNHGETAYHPCGTCKMGSDEMAVVDGEGRVHGLQGLRVVDASIMPLIITGNLNATTIMIGEKIADNIRGRAPLPRSNADYFVAGDRPVRGEPMRA is encoded by the coding sequence ATGGAATTTGATTACATCATCATCGGAGCCGGATCCGCAGGGAACGTATTGGCAACAAGACTGACCGAAGATAGCGACGTCAACGTGCTGCTGCTTGAAGCGGGCGGTCCCGATTACCGTTTTGATTTCCGCACGCAGATGCCTGCGGCGCTGGCGTACCCGTTGCAGGGCAAACGCTACAACTGGGCGTATGAAACCGAGCCCGAACCGCACATGAACAACCGCCGCATGGAGTGCGGGCGCGGTAAAGGGCTTGGCGGATCGTCATTGATCAACGGCATGTGCTACGTGCGCGGCAACGCAATGGATCTCGATAACTGGGCACAGGAACCAGGGCTGGAGCGCTGGACCTACCTCGACTGCCTGCCCTACTACCGCAAGTCGGAAACGCGCGATATCGGCGCAAACGACTACCACGGCGGCGAAGGCCCGGTCAGCATCACCACCTGCAAACCGGGCAATAACCCGCTGTTTGCAGCGATGATCGAAGCGGGCGTGCAGGCGGGCTATCCGCGCACCGAGGATCTCAACGGTTATCAGCAAGAGGGCTTTGGCCCGATGGATCGCTTTGTGACGCCGAAGGGGCGTCGCTCGAGCACCGCGCGCGGCTATCTCGATACCGCGAAAAAGCGCTCCAACCTGACCATCATCACCCATGCCACCACCGATCGCATTCTGTTCGACGGCAAGCGGGCGGTGGGCGTTGAGTATCTGCACGGTGCCAGCAACACGCCGCAGCAGGTGCATGCGCGCCGCGAAGTGCTGCTCTGCGCGGGTGCTATCGCTTCGCCGCAGATCCTGCAACGCTCCGGCGTCGGTGCGGCAGATCTGCTGAAGAAGTTCGACATTCCCGTGGTGCACGATCTGCCGGGCGTCGGTGAAAACCTGCAGGATCACCTCGAAATGTACCTGCAGTACGAGTGCAAAGAGCCGGTGTCGCTCTACCCGGCGCTGAAGTGGTGGAACCAGCCGAAAATCGGCGCGGAGTGGCTGTTTAACGGCACCGGTATCGGCGCCAGCAACCAGTTTGAAGGCGGCGGCTTTATCCGCAGCCGGGAAGAGTTCGCCTGGCCGAACATTCAGTACCACTTCCTGCCGGTGGCGATTAACTACAACGGCAGCAACGCGGTTGAAGCCCACGGCTTCCAGTGCCACGTTGGCTCCATGCGCTCGCCGAGCCGCGGCTTTGTGCGCCTGAAATCGCGCGATCCGCGTATGCACCCGGCCATTCAGTTTAACTACATGGCCCACGAGCAGGACTGGCAGGAGTTCCGCGATGCGATCCGCATTACGCGCCAGATCATCAACCAGCCGGCGCTGGATAAGTATCGCGGGCGTGAGATTAGCCCCGGTATTGAGTGCCAGACCGACGAACAGCTGGATGAGTTTGTGCGTAACCACGGCGAAACCGCCTACCATCCGTGCGGCACCTGCAAAATGGGCAGCGACGAGATGGCGGTAGTGGACGGGGAAGGGCGCGTGCACGGCCTGCAAGGGCTGCGCGTGGTCGATGCCTCGATTATGCCGCTGATCATCACCGGTAACCTCAACGCCACCACCATTATGATTGGCGAGAAGATTGCCGATAATATCCGTGGCCGCGCCCCGCTGCCGCGCAGCAACGCCGACTACTTCGTGGCGGGCGACCGCCCGGTGCGCGGCGAGCCGATGCGCGCGTAA
- the betB gene encoding betaine-aldehyde dehydrogenase has product MSRFAEQQLYIDGQYVPAAAGKTFQTINPANGEVLAEVHEAAQADVDRAVESARKGQKIWAAMTAMERSRILRRAVDILRERNDELAALETLDTGKPLSETQAVDIVTGADVLEYYAGLIPSLEGQQIPLRDTSFVYTRREPLGVVAGIGAWNYPIQIALWKSAPALAAGNAMIFKPSEVTPLTALKLAEIYTEAGLPDGVFNVLPGSGAVTGQLLTEHPGIDKVSFTGGVASGKKVMANAAGSTLKEVTMELGGKSPLIIFEDADLDLAADIAMMANFYSSGQVCTNGTRVFVPAKWQAEFEVKIADRVARIKAGDPNDPAINFGPLVSFPHRDNVMRYIESGISEGARLLCGGKRLTGGEFDNGAWVAPTVFTDCRDEMTIVREEIFGPVMAILTYESEEEVVRRANATDFGLAAGVVTQDLNRAHRVIHQIEAGICWINTWGESAAEMPVGGYKHSGVGRENGLMTLQNYTQVKSVQLEMTRFQSVF; this is encoded by the coding sequence ATGTCCCGATTCGCAGAACAGCAGCTCTATATTGATGGTCAATACGTTCCCGCCGCGGCTGGAAAAACATTCCAGACCATCAACCCGGCCAATGGCGAAGTATTAGCCGAAGTGCACGAAGCGGCGCAGGCCGATGTCGATCGCGCTGTCGAAAGCGCGCGTAAAGGCCAGAAAATCTGGGCCGCGATGACGGCGATGGAGCGTTCACGCATCCTGCGTCGCGCGGTCGATATTCTGCGCGAGCGCAATGACGAGCTGGCCGCGCTGGAAACCCTCGACACCGGTAAGCCGCTGAGCGAAACCCAGGCGGTTGATATCGTCACCGGTGCCGATGTGCTGGAGTACTACGCCGGGCTGATCCCGTCGCTGGAAGGGCAGCAGATCCCGCTGCGCGACACCTCCTTTGTCTATACTCGCCGCGAGCCGCTTGGCGTGGTCGCTGGTATTGGCGCATGGAACTACCCGATCCAGATCGCGCTGTGGAAATCCGCACCAGCGCTGGCTGCGGGCAACGCGATGATCTTCAAACCGAGCGAAGTCACACCGCTCACCGCACTGAAACTGGCGGAAATCTACACCGAAGCGGGCCTGCCGGACGGCGTCTTTAACGTTCTGCCGGGCAGCGGTGCGGTCACCGGCCAGCTGCTGACCGAGCATCCGGGCATCGACAAAGTCTCCTTCACCGGTGGTGTGGCCAGCGGTAAAAAAGTGATGGCAAACGCCGCCGGTTCGACCCTGAAAGAGGTCACCATGGAGTTGGGCGGTAAATCGCCGCTGATCATCTTTGAAGATGCGGATCTCGATCTCGCTGCCGATATCGCAATGATGGCCAACTTCTACAGCTCCGGCCAGGTCTGCACCAACGGCACGCGCGTGTTTGTTCCGGCGAAATGGCAGGCCGAGTTTGAAGTGAAGATCGCCGATCGCGTGGCGCGGATTAAAGCGGGCGATCCGAACGATCCGGCTATCAACTTCGGGCCGCTGGTGAGCTTCCCGCACCGCGACAACGTGATGCGCTATATCGAATCCGGCATCAGTGAAGGCGCACGCCTGCTCTGCGGCGGCAAACGTCTGACTGGCGGCGAGTTCGATAACGGTGCCTGGGTTGCGCCAACGGTCTTTACCGATTGCCGCGACGAGATGACCATCGTGCGCGAAGAGATCTTCGGGCCGGTGATGGCGATCCTCACCTATGAAAGCGAAGAGGAAGTGGTGCGCCGCGCCAACGCTACTGACTTCGGTCTGGCCGCTGGCGTAGTGACGCAGGATCTCAACCGCGCGCACCGCGTCATTCATCAGATTGAAGCGGGGATCTGCTGGATCAACACCTGGGGCGAATCCGCCGCCGAAATGCCGGTGGGTGGCTACAAGCACTCCGGCGTCGGGCGTGAAAACGGCCTGATGACGCTGCAAAACTACACCCAGGTGAAGTCTGTGCAGCTCGAAATGACCCGTTTCCAGTCTGTATTTTGA
- the betI gene encoding transcriptional regulator BetI has product MPKVGMQPIRRRQLIDATLDTINDVGINDATIAQIARRAGVSTGIISHYFKDKNGLLEATMRDITRQLRDAVAVRLKPLAQATTEARLLAIVDGNFDETQVHSAAMKAWLDFWASSMHQPQLGRLERVSSRRLFSSLTAEFRRELPREQARLAAHGLASLIDGLWLRAALSGKPFNPDVARTLTTQFIRQQLAGAKNP; this is encoded by the coding sequence ATGCCAAAGGTGGGAATGCAGCCGATACGCCGTCGGCAGCTGATTGATGCGACCCTGGATACGATCAACGACGTCGGGATTAACGACGCCACCATTGCGCAGATTGCGCGCCGGGCCGGGGTATCGACCGGCATCATCAGCCACTACTTCAAGGACAAAAACGGCCTGCTGGAAGCCACCATGCGCGACATCACGCGCCAGTTGCGCGATGCGGTGGCGGTACGCCTGAAACCGTTAGCCCAGGCCACGACCGAAGCGCGTTTACTGGCGATTGTCGACGGTAACTTCGATGAGACCCAGGTGCATAGCGCGGCGATGAAAGCCTGGCTCGACTTCTGGGCCAGCAGCATGCATCAACCGCAGCTGGGCCGCCTTGAGCGCGTCAGCAGCCGACGCCTCTTCTCCAGCCTGACGGCGGAGTTTCGCCGCGAATTGCCGCGCGAGCAGGCCCGGCTGGCAGCGCACGGCCTGGCGTCATTAATTGATGGCCTGTGGCTGCGCGCAGCCCTGAGCGGCAAACCGTTCAACCCGGACGTTGCCCGAACGCTCACCACCCAATTCATCCGCCAGCAGTTGGCTGGTGCAAAGAATCCCTGA
- a CDS encoding choline transporter encodes MINPPASEKDRINPVVFYTSAGLILTFSLVTILYSDLAAAWIQTTVNWVSSTFGWYYMLAATLYIVFVIYMACSRYGAIKLGPEQSKPEFSLLSWSAMLFAAGIGIDLMFFSVAEPVTQYMQPPEGAGQTMEAARQAMVWTLFHYGLTGWSMYALMGIALGYFSYRYNLPLTIRSALYPIFGKRINGPIGHTVDIAAVIGTIFGIATTLGIGVVQLNYGLKVLFDVPEGLTAQMALIVLSVVIATISVTSGVDKGIRILSELNVALALGLILFVLFMGKTDFLLNALVLNVGDYINRFMGMTLNTFAFDRPTQWMNSWTLFFWAWWVAWSPFVGLFLARISRGRTIREFVLGTLIIPFTFTLLWLSVFGNAALYEIIHGDAGFAQEVMAHAERGFYSLLAQYPAFKLSASVATITGLLFYVTSADSGSLVLGNFTSKLKDINSDAPNWLRIFWSVAIGVLTMGMLMTNGISALQNTTVIMGLPFSFVIFFVMAGLYKSLKVEDHRRASASRETAPYIPASNDRLSWKKRLSRLMNYPGTRYTQQMMETVIYPAMQDVAKELELRGARVTLESVPAEEDKPLGHLDLRVHLGEEQNFVYQVWPQQYSVPGFTYRARSGKSHYFRLETFLLEGSQGNDLMDYNKEQVIIDILDQYERHLNFIHLHREAPGANIVYPQT; translated from the coding sequence ATGATTAATCCACCTGCCAGTGAAAAAGACAGAATCAATCCTGTGGTGTTCTACACCTCCGCCGGACTGATTCTGACATTTTCACTTGTCACCATTCTCTATAGCGATCTCGCCGCGGCGTGGATCCAGACCACCGTGAACTGGGTGTCGTCCACCTTTGGCTGGTACTACATGCTGGCCGCCACGCTCTATATCGTCTTTGTCATCTATATGGCCTGTTCGCGCTACGGGGCGATCAAGCTCGGGCCAGAGCAGTCAAAACCGGAGTTCAGCCTGTTAAGCTGGTCGGCAATGCTGTTTGCCGCCGGGATCGGCATCGATCTGATGTTCTTCTCCGTGGCTGAACCGGTGACGCAGTATATGCAGCCGCCGGAAGGCGCCGGGCAGACGATGGAAGCTGCGCGCCAGGCGATGGTCTGGACGCTGTTCCACTACGGCTTAACTGGCTGGTCGATGTATGCCCTGATGGGGATTGCCCTCGGCTACTTCAGCTACCGCTACAACCTGCCGCTGACCATCCGCTCGGCGCTCTATCCGATTTTTGGTAAACGCATTAATGGCCCGATTGGCCACACGGTGGATATCGCAGCGGTGATCGGCACTATTTTCGGTATCGCCACCACCCTCGGTATTGGCGTGGTGCAGCTTAACTACGGCCTGAAAGTGCTGTTTGATGTGCCGGAAGGGTTAACCGCGCAGATGGCGCTGATTGTGCTGTCGGTGGTTATTGCCACCATTTCGGTCACCTCCGGCGTCGATAAAGGTATTCGCATCCTTTCTGAGCTGAATGTTGCGCTGGCGCTCGGGCTGATCCTGTTTGTGCTGTTTATGGGCAAAACGGATTTCCTGCTCAACGCGCTGGTGCTGAATGTGGGTGATTACATCAACCGCTTTATGGGCATGACGTTGAACACCTTTGCCTTTGACCGCCCGACGCAGTGGATGAACAGCTGGACGCTCTTCTTCTGGGCCTGGTGGGTGGCGTGGTCGCCGTTTGTCGGCCTGTTCCTTGCGCGTATCTCCCGCGGTCGTACCATCCGCGAGTTCGTGCTCGGTACGCTGATCATTCCGTTTACCTTTACCCTGCTGTGGCTGTCGGTGTTTGGTAACGCCGCGCTGTATGAAATCATTCACGGCGATGCCGGTTTTGCCCAGGAAGTGATGGCGCACGCCGAACGCGGCTTCTACAGTCTGCTGGCGCAGTACCCGGCGTTTAAACTGAGCGCCTCGGTTGCCACCATCACCGGCCTGCTCTTTTATGTCACCTCGGCGGACTCCGGCTCGCTGGTATTGGGTAACTTCACCTCGAAGCTGAAAGATATCAACAGCGATGCGCCGAACTGGCTGCGTATCTTCTGGTCGGTGGCGATTGGCGTGCTGACGATGGGGATGCTGATGACCAACGGCATTTCCGCCCTGCAAAACACCACGGTGATCATGGGTCTGCCATTCAGCTTTGTGATCTTCTTTGTGATGGCGGGGCTTTATAAGTCGCTGAAAGTGGAAGATCACCGCCGCGCCAGCGCCAGCCGTGAAACTGCGCCCTATATTCCGGCGAGCAACGATCGCCTGAGCTGGAAAAAGCGTCTCTCGCGCCTGATGAACTATCCGGGCACGCGCTATACCCAGCAGATGATGGAGACGGTGATCTACCCGGCGATGCAGGATGTGGCGAAAGAGCTGGAGCTGCGCGGCGCTCGCGTCACGCTGGAGAGTGTCCCTGCGGAAGAGGATAAACCGCTCGGCCATCTCGATTTGCGTGTGCACCTCGGCGAGGAGCAGAACTTTGTTTACCAGGTCTGGCCGCAGCAGTACTCCGTTCCAGGCTTTACCTACCGCGCGCGCAGCGGTAAGTCGCACTACTTCCGCCTGGAGACCTTCCTGTTAGAGGGCAGCCAGGGGAATGACCTGATGGATTACAACAAAGAGCAGGTGATTATCGATATTCTCGATCAATATGAACGCCACCTGAACTTTATCCATCTGCACCGCGAAGCGCCCGGTGCAAATATTGTTTATCCACAAACGTAA
- a CDS encoding DUF4153 domain-containing protein gives MLQKEDFPAKTRWVIIAIGTLAGLLWALPDALKLHDNYSIYLSPLAIAFASVLAFTLYRVKDLKPWLCALLTLPFIALMTGWLRWNFPGLPNDDFHGTNFGASTFLLTLVMPFLAAFCTPSGQKADKHAFITGALWNNTFTLGVTAVMTGLFWLVLLLWSKLFSMIGITLFEHLFFDNPFFPAMATGAAIAAGIVFCRRLPGAAGLFRNLLTLAVSVLLPLHAVISLLFLACLPFTGLAIIPASVSAATLLLTMTLLMLAFSAMVGEKAPAASRSPRVIARLVLVAQWITPLLAALAGWALWLRIAEYGWTVDRVYGVALTLLALIGSLLLVSYQRRAWSQGAANMNSFIVLMLALTACGWFLLHTPVVDPLRITVNTQLARYAEGKAKADGEDLYMFSHAGRRGKQALQMLKAHPQWLKDPVQQQAMLMQILGGYHEGTKKDINALQKSIPLRAGSEAPPESWWQAQTQYVDHTLSTCMVDSRACLIWMQDLNNDGTPEVLLYNRNDAGISVYTHQGNEWRQAGSVTLSQNAEKALRESMPKTVSKPWRDLEINGQRYPVQYYGFEGQ, from the coding sequence ATGTTACAAAAAGAGGATTTTCCGGCAAAGACCAGGTGGGTGATTATCGCCATCGGCACGCTCGCCGGGCTGCTATGGGCGTTGCCGGACGCGCTTAAGCTGCATGATAACTACTCAATTTATCTGTCGCCGCTTGCCATTGCATTTGCCAGCGTGCTCGCCTTCACGCTTTATCGCGTCAAAGACCTTAAGCCGTGGCTATGCGCACTGCTGACTCTGCCTTTTATCGCGCTAATGACCGGCTGGCTGCGCTGGAACTTCCCCGGGCTGCCGAACGATGATTTTCATGGCACAAACTTCGGTGCATCGACATTTCTGCTTACTCTGGTGATGCCGTTTCTGGCGGCTTTCTGCACGCCGTCCGGGCAGAAAGCGGATAAACATGCCTTTATCACCGGCGCACTATGGAACAACACCTTCACCCTGGGCGTGACCGCGGTGATGACCGGGCTGTTCTGGCTGGTGCTGCTGCTGTGGAGCAAACTCTTCAGCATGATTGGCATCACGCTGTTCGAGCACCTCTTTTTTGATAACCCTTTTTTCCCGGCGATGGCGACGGGTGCTGCCATCGCCGCAGGCATCGTTTTTTGCCGACGCCTGCCGGGCGCTGCCGGGCTGTTCCGTAACCTGCTGACGCTCGCGGTCAGCGTCCTGCTGCCGCTGCATGCGGTTATCTCTCTGCTGTTTCTGGCCTGCCTGCCCTTTACAGGGCTGGCGATTATCCCGGCCTCTGTTTCTGCCGCGACACTGCTGCTCACCATGACGCTGCTGATGCTGGCGTTCAGCGCCATGGTTGGCGAAAAAGCGCCAGCTGCTTCGCGTTCGCCGCGGGTGATTGCGCGTCTGGTGCTGGTGGCGCAGTGGATCACGCCGCTGCTCGCTGCGCTGGCGGGCTGGGCGCTGTGGCTGCGCATCGCCGAATATGGCTGGACGGTGGATCGCGTTTACGGCGTGGCTCTTACGCTTCTCGCGTTGATCGGGTCTCTGCTGCTGGTGAGTTATCAGCGCCGGGCCTGGTCACAGGGCGCGGCGAACATGAACAGCTTTATCGTTCTGATGCTGGCATTGACGGCCTGCGGTTGGTTTTTGTTGCATACGCCGGTTGTCGATCCGCTGCGTATCACCGTTAACACTCAGCTGGCGCGATACGCTGAGGGCAAAGCCAAAGCGGATGGGGAGGATCTTTACATGTTCAGCCACGCGGGACGTCGGGGAAAACAAGCGTTGCAGATGCTGAAAGCGCATCCGCAGTGGCTTAAAGATCCGGTGCAACAACAAGCGATGCTGATGCAAATCCTCGGCGGCTATCACGAAGGCACGAAGAAAGACATTAACGCGTTGCAGAAAAGCATCCCGCTGCGCGCGGGCAGCGAAGCACCGCCGGAGAGCTGGTGGCAGGCACAAACGCAGTATGTCGATCACACGCTGAGCACCTGCATGGTGGATAGCCGCGCCTGCCTGATCTGGATGCAGGATCTCAACAACGACGGCACGCCGGAAGTGCTGCTCTATAACCGCAACGACGCCGGGATCTCGGTCTATACCCATCAGGGCAATGAGTGGCGTCAGGCGGGCAGCGTCACGCTATCGCAAAACGCCGAAAAAGCGCTGCGCGAAAGTATGCCGAAAACCGTCAGCAAACCCTGGCGCGATCTGGAGATCAACGGTCAGCGCTATCCGGTGCAGTATTACGGCTTTGAAGGCCAGTAA